Proteins encoded together in one Terriglobus saanensis SP1PR4 window:
- the acs gene encoding acetate--CoA ligase, producing MSTAAPESQNFDSLLRENRLFPPPAEFSARAHIRSREEYEVMYKRSVEDSDAFWAEAASELEWFSPWTEVLKWNVPHAQWFVDGKLNLCHNAVDRHALGSRADKTAILWEGEPGEVRKLTYAELHAEVQRFGNVLKGLGAKKGDRIAIYMGMCPELAIALLACARIGAVHSVVFGGFAAHALVERIQDAECKIVITQDTSYRRGADIKLKAIADEAVAACPTVESVVVYQRTGKPVDMQAGRDYWWHELAAKASPDCPAEWMDSEDPLYILYTSGTTGKPKGLVHTTGGYSVGTYLTTKYIFDLHEDDVYFCTADIGWVTGHSYVVYGPLQNGSTVVMYEGAPNFPECDRLWQIVDDHKVTVFYTAPTAIRACIKWGDQWVTKHSLASLRLLGTVGEPINPEAWMWYHRMIGKERCPIVDTWWQTETGSILIAPIPGAVATKPGSATLPFFGIVPEVVTKEGDPVPAGQGGLLVIRKPWPSMARTVYNNPERYQAAYWSEIPGSYFTGDGARKDADGYFWLMGRVDDVLNVSGHRLGTAELESALVAHPKVAEAAVVARPDDLKGQAICAFVSLEEGHEPSDELKNEIKKWVAKEIGALARPDDVRFTPMLPKTRSGKIMRRLLRELATTGTVTGDTTTLEDFSIVAKLREQDE from the coding sequence ATGTCAACAGCTGCTCCCGAATCACAGAACTTCGACTCCTTGCTGCGCGAAAACCGCCTGTTTCCGCCGCCAGCCGAGTTCTCCGCACGCGCACATATTCGCAGTCGCGAAGAGTACGAAGTGATGTACAAGCGCTCCGTCGAAGACTCTGACGCCTTCTGGGCAGAGGCCGCCTCGGAGCTCGAATGGTTTTCTCCCTGGACCGAAGTTCTTAAATGGAACGTACCCCACGCGCAGTGGTTCGTCGATGGAAAACTGAATCTCTGCCACAACGCCGTCGATCGTCACGCCCTCGGCTCCCGCGCAGACAAAACCGCCATCCTCTGGGAAGGCGAGCCCGGCGAGGTCCGGAAGCTTACCTACGCGGAGTTACACGCAGAGGTGCAGCGCTTCGGCAATGTGCTCAAGGGCCTTGGCGCGAAGAAGGGCGACCGCATCGCCATCTACATGGGCATGTGTCCCGAACTTGCCATCGCCCTGCTCGCCTGCGCGCGCATCGGGGCTGTCCACTCCGTTGTCTTCGGCGGCTTCGCAGCGCACGCTCTGGTGGAGCGCATCCAGGACGCCGAGTGCAAGATTGTCATCACGCAGGACACCAGTTACCGTCGTGGCGCAGACATTAAGCTCAAGGCCATTGCAGATGAAGCGGTAGCTGCATGTCCCACCGTAGAGAGCGTCGTCGTCTACCAGCGCACCGGGAAGCCCGTTGACATGCAGGCCGGGCGTGACTACTGGTGGCATGAACTCGCGGCCAAGGCCTCTCCGGATTGCCCTGCCGAATGGATGGACTCCGAAGATCCGCTTTACATCCTCTACACCAGCGGCACCACCGGTAAACCGAAGGGCCTCGTGCACACCACCGGCGGCTACTCGGTCGGAACCTACCTCACCACGAAGTACATCTTCGATCTGCACGAAGACGATGTCTACTTCTGCACGGCGGACATCGGCTGGGTCACTGGCCATAGTTACGTCGTATACGGTCCTCTGCAAAACGGTTCGACCGTGGTCATGTACGAAGGAGCACCGAACTTTCCAGAGTGCGATCGTCTCTGGCAGATCGTCGACGACCACAAGGTCACCGTCTTCTACACCGCCCCCACAGCGATCCGCGCCTGCATCAAATGGGGTGACCAATGGGTTACCAAACACTCGCTCGCCAGTCTTCGCCTTCTGGGAACCGTGGGTGAACCGATCAATCCCGAAGCGTGGATGTGGTATCACCGCATGATCGGTAAGGAGCGCTGTCCCATCGTCGATACCTGGTGGCAGACCGAGACCGGCTCCATCCTGATCGCGCCCATCCCCGGCGCGGTCGCCACCAAACCCGGCTCTGCAACACTTCCTTTCTTCGGCATTGTGCCCGAAGTCGTCACCAAAGAGGGAGACCCCGTTCCCGCAGGCCAGGGCGGTCTGCTCGTCATTCGTAAACCCTGGCCCTCTATGGCGAGGACGGTCTACAACAACCCGGAGCGTTACCAGGCGGCCTATTGGAGCGAGATCCCCGGCAGCTACTTTACCGGCGACGGCGCGAGAAAAGATGCGGATGGCTACTTCTGGCTGATGGGCCGCGTGGACGACGTGCTCAACGTCAGCGGGCACCGCCTCGGCACGGCGGAACTCGAAAGCGCCCTCGTCGCCCACCCTAAGGTAGCGGAGGCCGCTGTGGTCGCTCGTCCCGATGACCTCAAGGGGCAAGCGATCTGCGCCTTTGTCTCTCTGGAAGAAGGGCACGAGCCCAGCGACGAGTTGAAGAACGAAATTAAGAAGTGGGTCGCTAAGGAGATCGGTGCACTCGCTCGTCCAGACGATGTCCGATTTACGCCGATGCTGCCTAAAACCCGCTCCGGCAAGATCATGCGCAGGCTTCTTCGAGAACTCGCGACGACTGGCACTGTAACGGGAGATACCACCACCCTCGAAGACTTCAGCATTGTCGCCAAACTCCGCGAACAGGACGAGTAA
- a CDS encoding energy transducer TonB: MAIQTPTQEKPTVEKSTREKPSEIQFSHFGVLNAGKQSRGSFFTALILNVTAALVILLLTAAVKKQQQIVKLSRLDAPIPKELKEAPKPKPIPVLPKPPKIAVVEPPKINVPKIEVPEPPKIQTPVMKAAPVPVPTPAPPKAVTPPPAPQVIKLNQAQATSVANNDSHPSAIRLGSQTNPIKNVTGPAVSPVNLGRAGAPGMPAGNSGLGPASKINIGGSGAPNGRMGGTDNSAHVVTGVKLGSPGGTGPVTARPVGAIQIAAAQPQAVRPMGVPPPAARTAPKLLFKPKPVYTAEARQLHLEGTVYVKIHLTAAGAVQVVGISSGLGHGLDQAAIQAVEGMRFSPAMQDGHPVDWDGVVNINFQLAG; this comes from the coding sequence ATGGCTATCCAGACGCCCACGCAAGAGAAGCCCACGGTAGAGAAGTCCACGCGCGAGAAGCCGAGCGAGATTCAGTTTTCTCACTTCGGAGTTCTGAACGCCGGAAAACAGAGCCGGGGTTCTTTCTTCACGGCGCTCATCCTGAATGTCACGGCCGCCCTCGTGATTCTTTTGCTGACGGCCGCGGTAAAGAAGCAGCAGCAAATTGTAAAACTTTCGCGCCTGGATGCCCCGATCCCAAAGGAATTGAAAGAGGCTCCCAAGCCGAAACCGATCCCCGTGCTACCGAAGCCCCCCAAAATCGCCGTGGTGGAACCGCCCAAGATCAATGTTCCCAAGATCGAGGTTCCCGAGCCTCCCAAGATTCAGACGCCGGTGATGAAGGCCGCGCCAGTTCCCGTCCCCACCCCCGCGCCTCCCAAGGCCGTGACGCCTCCTCCAGCTCCGCAGGTGATCAAGCTGAACCAAGCACAGGCGACTTCAGTCGCGAATAACGATTCCCATCCCAGCGCAATTCGTCTGGGCAGCCAGACGAACCCTATCAAGAACGTCACCGGACCGGCTGTTTCGCCGGTGAACCTGGGACGCGCTGGAGCACCGGGCATGCCCGCTGGCAACTCAGGCCTTGGACCGGCCAGCAAGATCAATATTGGCGGCTCCGGAGCACCCAACGGAAGAATGGGGGGCACGGACAACTCTGCTCATGTTGTGACTGGCGTGAAGCTCGGTTCACCGGGTGGAACTGGCCCGGTGACGGCACGCCCTGTAGGCGCGATTCAGATCGCGGCGGCACAGCCGCAGGCGGTTCGTCCGATGGGCGTTCCCCCACCGGCGGCCCGCACAGCACCCAAGCTGCTCTTCAAACCGAAGCCTGTTTACACAGCAGAGGCTCGTCAGCTCCATCTGGAAGGTACGGTGTACGTGAAAATTCATCTCACGGCCGCTGGCGCAGTACAAGTTGTTGGTATTTCGAGCGGACTTGGACACGGATTGGATCAGGCAGCCATCCAGGCCGTGGAAGGCATGCGCTTCTCGCCTGCCATGCAGGACGGTCATCCGGTGGACTGGGATGGCGTCGTAAATATCAACTTCCAGCTCGCAGGATAA
- a CDS encoding DUF421 domain-containing protein, whose amino-acid sequence MFHLPLPILEKIARPAIVYISLILFLRIFGKRELAQLNPFDLVVLLSLSNTVQNAIIGEDNSVIGGIIGALSLLSVNWLVNRGLFRMPKLNQILQGSRTVLIQDGVIDEQALKKEILTHDELMGVLHKSGVHSPEELKLCSLEPSGNFYLDKDEDALPSVHFKALMKKMDHLSIELAALKKQIAKEK is encoded by the coding sequence ATGTTCCACCTCCCGTTGCCGATCCTGGAAAAGATCGCACGCCCGGCGATCGTCTATATCTCGTTGATCCTCTTCCTGCGCATCTTTGGGAAACGAGAACTCGCGCAACTCAACCCCTTCGATCTCGTCGTCCTTCTGTCGCTCTCCAACACTGTGCAGAACGCGATCATCGGCGAAGACAACTCCGTCATCGGTGGAATTATCGGTGCCCTTTCTCTTCTCAGCGTCAACTGGCTCGTCAATCGCGGCCTCTTCCGCATGCCGAAGTTGAACCAAATCCTCCAGGGCAGCCGGACGGTGCTCATCCAGGATGGCGTGATCGACGAACAGGCGTTGAAGAAAGAGATCCTCACCCACGACGAACTTATGGGCGTACTCCATAAGAGCGGCGTCCATAGTCCCGAAGAGCTGAAACTCTGCAGCTTGGAACCCAGCGGCAACTTCTATCTCGATAAAGATGAGGACGCTCTACCCTCCGTCCACTTCAAAGCCCTCATGAAGAAGATGGACCATCTCTCCATCGAACTGGCAGCCCTGAAGAAACAGATCGCGAAGGAAAAATAG
- the galE gene encoding UDP-glucose 4-epimerase GalE, translated as MNLLVTGGAGYIGGTVSRILLAAGHTVTIYDNLCHSKREAVAPGATFIEADIADRPRIEQTLREGKFDGVMHFAALIEAGESMQKPEIYFRNNTASTLTLLEAMLATGNNKLVFSSTAACYGEPEKTPILEDATLKPTNAYGESKLLVEHILGWFHRVHGFRYASLRYFNVAGAIEGYGEAHEPESHLIPLILDVALGRRESIKIYGSDYPTPDGTCVRDYIHVSDLADAHLLALQSLEKQTRAIYNIGSGGGFTVRQVIDSVSRVTGKQIPVIEEPRRDGDPAVLVASSEKIKSELGWAPRYAELDDIIASAWKWHQQRYVGKTS; from the coding sequence ATGAATCTTCTTGTTACAGGTGGGGCCGGATATATCGGTGGGACCGTCTCCCGCATTCTCCTCGCAGCCGGACATACGGTCACCATCTACGACAATCTTTGCCACAGCAAGCGCGAAGCCGTAGCTCCCGGTGCGACGTTTATAGAAGCCGATATCGCTGACCGTCCCCGCATTGAGCAGACCCTGCGTGAAGGAAAGTTTGATGGTGTCATGCACTTCGCTGCGCTCATCGAAGCGGGTGAGAGCATGCAGAAGCCGGAGATCTACTTCCGCAACAATACCGCCTCCACTCTCACGCTGCTTGAAGCCATGCTCGCCACCGGGAATAACAAGCTCGTCTTTTCTTCCACGGCGGCCTGCTACGGCGAGCCCGAAAAAACTCCCATCCTCGAAGACGCCACCCTCAAGCCAACGAATGCCTATGGCGAGTCCAAACTTCTCGTGGAACATATTCTCGGTTGGTTCCACCGCGTCCACGGTTTTCGCTACGCCAGCCTCCGCTACTTTAATGTAGCTGGAGCGATCGAGGGATACGGCGAAGCGCACGAACCGGAATCGCACCTCATCCCGCTCATCCTGGACGTTGCTCTGGGTCGTCGCGAGAGCATCAAGATCTACGGCAGCGACTATCCCACCCCAGACGGCACCTGCGTCCGTGACTATATTCATGTCTCCGATCTCGCCGACGCGCACCTTCTCGCTCTGCAGTCTCTCGAAAAGCAGACCCGCGCGATCTATAACATCGGCAGCGGTGGAGGTTTTACCGTCCGCCAGGTCATCGACTCTGTCTCGCGCGTCACAGGCAAACAGATTCCCGTGATCGAAGAGCCTCGCCGCGATGGAGATCCCGCCGTTCTGGTCGCCAGTTCGGAAAAGATCAAGTCGGAGCTCGGCTGGGCTCCACGCTACGCCGAACTGGACGACATCATTGCCAGCGCATGGAAGTGGCATCAGCAGCGATACGTAGGAAAGACCTCCTGA